The proteins below are encoded in one region of Arthrobacter sp. CJ23:
- a CDS encoding TrkA family potassium uptake protein, with translation MAHFVIMGCGRVGATLAHTLEDAGHSVAIIDQDERAFRRLRNSFTGRKVTGVGFDRDTLKQAGVEEAYAFAAVSSGDNSNILATRVARETFHVAHVVARIYDPGRAEIYQRLGIPTVAAVRWSADQVLRRILPEQHLAGDYREPSGRLVLAEVDVNEGWIGHSLSAIEAAAGIRIAFLTRFGEGTLPEPGMAYQEGDTVHAMVALDRTSEIARILAKAPAKES, from the coding sequence GTGGCTCACTTCGTGATCATGGGTTGCGGCAGGGTCGGCGCGACTTTGGCGCACACCCTGGAGGACGCCGGGCATTCGGTGGCCATCATCGACCAGGATGAGCGGGCCTTCCGCCGCCTGCGGAACAGCTTCACCGGGCGCAAGGTGACCGGCGTCGGATTCGACCGCGACACGCTCAAGCAGGCCGGCGTCGAAGAGGCCTACGCCTTCGCCGCCGTTTCCAGCGGCGACAATTCCAATATTCTTGCCACCCGTGTGGCACGCGAAACCTTCCACGTTGCGCACGTGGTGGCCCGCATCTACGACCCCGGCCGGGCCGAGATCTACCAGCGGCTGGGCATCCCCACCGTGGCCGCCGTGCGTTGGAGCGCCGACCAGGTCCTCCGCCGGATCCTTCCGGAGCAGCACCTGGCCGGCGACTACCGCGAGCCCTCGGGCCGGCTGGTCCTGGCCGAAGTGGACGTCAACGAAGGCTGGATCGGGCATTCCCTCTCCGCCATCGAAGCCGCCGCCGGCATCCGCATCGCCTTCCTCACCCGCTTCGGCGAGGGCACCCTCCCGGAGCCGGGGATGGCCTATCAGGAGGGCGACACGGTCCATGCCATGGTGGCCCTTGACCGGACCTCCGAGATCGCACGCATCCTCGCCAAAGCACCTGCCAAGGAGTCTTAG
- a CDS encoding APC family permease, with amino-acid sequence MLTILNAVKRILVGRPFRNDRLAHTLLPKRIALPIFASDALSSVAYAPDEILLTLALAGISAVAFSPLVGLAVMVVLLTVVASYRQNVHAYPSGGGDYEIANVNLGKYAGLTVASALLVDYVLTVAVSMSSAATYLTTAVPALHGQQALIATIGVIILALVNLRGIKEAGSVFAVPTYIFMASILGMTLVGVIQAITGQLGEAPSAQFTIVPEEGFDEGLVGLAGAFLLLRAFSSGAAALTGIEAISNGVPNFKKPKSKNAATTLLLLGVIASSMLAGIIYLANATKVHIVLDPATEFLLNGLPLPEDYIQSPAISQIAQTIFGPGSIPFYIVVAATGTILVFASNTAFNGFPVLGSILAQDGYLPRQLRTRGDRLAFSNGVLALAAGALVLILAFNADVTKLIQLYIVGVFISFTISQLGMVRHWGRELKLARDKSTRRRMVKSRTINMIGFGMTALVLLIVLITKFEQGAWIALLAMFVLFLIMWSIRAHYDNVAKELAVDEDASPRALPSRVHAVILVSHVRKPVLRALAYARASRPSRLDAITVDINTEETEHTVRDWEKLDIPVPLTVLASPYRETVTPIMEYVKNMRRDSPRDLIVVYIPEYVVGKWWEQLVHNQTALRIKTRLHFESGVMVASVPWQLKSSEEAKALQDIQ; translated from the coding sequence GTGTTGACAATTCTGAATGCCGTGAAGCGGATCTTGGTGGGCCGGCCGTTCCGTAACGACCGACTGGCCCACACACTCCTGCCCAAGCGCATCGCCTTGCCGATTTTCGCGTCGGACGCCCTGTCCTCCGTGGCCTACGCCCCTGATGAAATCCTCCTGACGCTGGCCCTGGCCGGCATCAGTGCGGTGGCGTTCTCGCCGCTGGTGGGCCTTGCCGTCATGGTGGTGTTGCTCACGGTGGTGGCGTCCTACCGGCAGAACGTGCACGCGTATCCTTCCGGCGGCGGCGACTACGAGATCGCCAACGTGAACCTGGGCAAGTACGCGGGGCTGACCGTGGCTTCCGCGCTTTTGGTGGACTACGTCCTCACCGTTGCGGTATCCATGTCCTCAGCCGCGACGTACCTGACCACGGCAGTGCCGGCACTGCACGGCCAGCAGGCGCTCATCGCCACCATCGGCGTCATCATCCTGGCCCTGGTCAACCTGCGCGGCATCAAGGAAGCGGGCTCCGTGTTCGCGGTCCCCACCTACATCTTCATGGCATCCATCCTGGGCATGACCCTTGTGGGCGTCATCCAGGCCATCACCGGCCAACTGGGGGAGGCTCCCTCGGCGCAGTTCACCATCGTGCCCGAGGAAGGCTTTGACGAAGGCCTGGTTGGCCTTGCCGGCGCGTTCCTGCTGCTCCGGGCTTTCTCCTCCGGCGCCGCCGCGCTGACCGGCATCGAGGCCATCAGCAACGGCGTCCCCAACTTCAAGAAGCCCAAGAGCAAGAACGCGGCCACAACGCTGCTCCTGCTCGGCGTCATCGCCTCGTCCATGCTGGCGGGCATCATCTATCTGGCGAACGCCACCAAGGTCCACATCGTGCTGGATCCGGCGACGGAATTCCTGCTGAACGGCCTGCCGCTGCCAGAGGATTACATCCAGAGCCCGGCCATCAGCCAGATCGCCCAGACCATCTTCGGCCCGGGATCCATCCCCTTCTACATCGTGGTCGCTGCCACGGGCACCATCCTGGTGTTCGCTTCCAACACGGCGTTCAACGGATTCCCCGTCCTCGGCTCCATCCTGGCCCAGGACGGCTACCTCCCGCGCCAGCTGCGCACCCGCGGTGACCGGCTGGCCTTCAGCAACGGCGTCCTTGCGCTGGCAGCCGGGGCCCTGGTACTGATCCTTGCCTTCAACGCCGACGTGACCAAGCTGATCCAGCTCTACATTGTGGGTGTCTTCATCTCGTTCACCATCAGCCAGCTCGGCATGGTCCGGCACTGGGGCCGCGAACTGAAGCTCGCACGCGACAAGTCCACGCGCCGCAGGATGGTCAAGTCGCGCACCATCAACATGATCGGCTTCGGCATGACCGCCCTTGTGCTCCTGATCGTGCTCATCACCAAGTTCGAACAGGGAGCCTGGATCGCGCTGCTCGCCATGTTCGTGCTCTTCCTCATCATGTGGAGCATCCGCGCCCACTACGACAACGTGGCCAAGGAACTGGCCGTGGACGAGGACGCGTCCCCGCGCGCCCTGCCCAGCCGCGTCCACGCAGTCATCCTGGTGTCGCACGTGCGCAAGCCCGTGCTGCGCGCCCTGGCCTATGCCCGGGCTTCCCGGCCGTCCAGGCTCGACGCCATCACGGTGGACATCAACACAGAGGAGACCGAGCACACCGTCCGGGACTGGGAAAAGCTGGACATCCCCGTGCCCCTGACCGTGCTCGCCAGCCCCTACCGCGAGACCGTCACCCCCATCATGGAGTACGTCAAGAACATGCGCCGGGACTCGCCCCGGGACCTGATCGTCGTCTACATCCCCGAATACGTGGTCGGCAAATGGTGGGAGCAGCTCGTCCACAACCAGACCGCACTCAGAATCAAGACAAGACTTCACTTCGAATCCGGAGTCATGGTGGCAAGCGTCCCGTGGCAGTTGAAGTCGTCCGAAGAAGCAAAGGCACTGCAGGATATCCAATGA
- a CDS encoding class I SAM-dependent RNA methyltransferase, translating into MTSHTHEHTEHHGGQGTPGTELVVDVGAIAHGGHFVARHEGRVIFVRHGIPGEKVRIRLTDSGEASRFWRGDVVEVLEASEDRVRHFWKQADSLAAWKQGGPPVGGAELGHISLPRQRALKAEVLDEQLKRLAGVELPTEVEAVGDTPDGAGLGWRTRASFAVTDKGKLGMHAHRSDVVVPVREMPLAAAGINELKLWDIELQGIARVEVAAPSNGSRPLVLLAPEEGTTPKRLHSILSQLPQDVSVASFDPAKGEVLQLRGRTWVQESAAGHEYRVTGEGFWQIHRDAPDTLVNAVTAFLHDGGYLEPGAAVADLYAGAGLFTAPLADAVGVTGSVLSVEGAPGTSRDARKNLHGQPQVEIVQGRVERVLHQRSRSFDSVLLDPPRAGAGKAVVNQLMASGPRAIAYVSCDPASFARDLGYFQRGGWRLEALRGFDLYPNTHHLETVALLVPAA; encoded by the coding sequence ATGACCTCCCACACACATGAGCACACCGAACACCACGGAGGCCAAGGCACGCCGGGCACCGAACTGGTGGTCGACGTCGGCGCCATCGCCCACGGCGGCCATTTCGTCGCACGCCACGAAGGCCGCGTCATCTTTGTCCGCCATGGCATCCCGGGCGAGAAGGTCCGCATCCGGCTGACCGACTCCGGCGAGGCCTCGCGCTTCTGGCGCGGGGACGTCGTCGAGGTCCTGGAGGCTTCGGAAGACCGCGTCCGGCATTTCTGGAAGCAGGCCGACTCGCTCGCCGCCTGGAAGCAGGGCGGCCCGCCCGTGGGCGGCGCCGAACTGGGCCACATCTCGCTGCCGCGGCAGCGTGCCCTGAAGGCCGAGGTGCTGGACGAACAGCTCAAGCGCCTTGCCGGCGTCGAGCTCCCGACCGAGGTCGAAGCCGTGGGGGACACCCCCGACGGCGCCGGGCTGGGCTGGCGGACCCGCGCCAGCTTTGCCGTCACGGATAAAGGCAAGCTCGGCATGCACGCCCACCGCTCCGACGTCGTTGTTCCCGTCCGGGAGATGCCGCTCGCCGCGGCCGGCATCAACGAGCTGAAGCTGTGGGACATCGAGCTGCAGGGCATCGCCCGTGTCGAGGTCGCGGCCCCGTCCAACGGATCCCGGCCGCTGGTGCTGCTGGCCCCGGAAGAGGGCACCACGCCCAAGCGCCTCCATTCGATCCTGTCGCAGCTGCCGCAGGACGTCTCCGTGGCCTCCTTCGACCCTGCCAAGGGGGAGGTGCTGCAATTGCGCGGCCGCACCTGGGTGCAGGAATCGGCGGCAGGCCACGAATACCGCGTCACCGGCGAAGGATTCTGGCAGATCCACCGGGACGCGCCGGACACCCTGGTCAACGCCGTCACGGCTTTCCTGCACGACGGCGGATACCTTGAGCCCGGTGCTGCCGTGGCCGATCTGTACGCCGGGGCAGGATTGTTCACCGCACCCCTGGCCGACGCCGTGGGAGTCACCGGATCGGTGCTGTCCGTGGAAGGCGCGCCGGGCACCAGCCGGGACGCACGCAAGAACCTGCACGGCCAGCCCCAGGTGGAAATCGTCCAGGGCCGCGTGGAGCGCGTCCTGCACCAGCGCAGCCGCAGCTTCGACTCCGTGCTCCTGGACCCGCCCCGGGCCGGTGCCGGAAAGGCCGTCGTCAACCAGTTGATGGCCTCCGGGCCCCGCGCCATCGCCTATGTGTCATGTGATCCCGCTTCCTTTGCGCGTGATCTGGGTTACTTTCAGCGGGGCGGCTGGCGCCTCGAGGCCCTGCGGGGCTTCGACCTCTACCCGAACACGCACCACCTGGAGACTGTCGCGCTGCTCGTTCCCGCCGCGTAA
- a CDS encoding aconitate hydratase yields MSTVDSFGSKGVLNVAGTDYEIFRLNSVEGADSLPFSLKVLLENLLRTEDGANITADHVRALAGWDPTAEPDTEIQFTPARVIMQDFTGVPCVVDLATMREAVKDLGGDPKRVNPLAPAEMVIDHSVQIDAFGNSGALERNMEIEYQRNGERYQFLRWGQTAFDDFKVVPPGTGIVHQVNIEYLARTVMTREIDGVLRAYPDTCVGTDSHTTMVNGLGILGWGVGGIEAEAAMLGQPVSMLIPRVVGFKLTGSIPAGATATDVVLTITEQLRKHGVVGKFVEFYGEGVAAVPLANRATIGNMSPEFGSTAAMFPIDDVTLDYLRLTGRSEANVALVEAYTKEQGLWHDPSRELRFSEFLELDLSTVVPSISGPKRPQDRIILSESKDQFRQDLRNYVKEELTDGSLDEAIDESFPASDSPSFTDPASHVADVAPHPHGPKSDGRPSNKVLVTTADGREFELDHGAVSIASITSCTNTSNPSVMLAAALLARNAVNKGLAAKPWVKTSVAPGSKVVTDYYEKSGLTPYLEKLGFYIVGYGCATCIGNSGPLEPEISEAIQANDLSVTAVLSGNRNFEGRINPDVKMNYLASPPLVIAYALAGTMDFDFDTDALGTDSEGNEVFLKDIWPNPTEVQEVIDSSIDEAMFAKGYEGVFDGDERWKALDTPAGDTFAWAEDSTYVRKPPYFEGMKAQPDPVSNIEGARVLLKLGDSVTTDHISPAGSFKSDTPAGQYLLANGVERKDFNSYGSRRGNHEVMIRGTFANIRIKNQLLDGVEGGFTRDFSQADAPQAYVYDAAQNYQAAGIPLVVLAGKEYGSGSSRDWAAKGTALLGVKAVVAESYERIHRSNLIGMGVLPLQYPAGESAATLGLSGTETFAVEGVTELNNGTTPKTLKVTATAEDGTAKSFDAVLRIDTPGEADYYRNGGILQYVLRQISGS; encoded by the coding sequence ATGAGCACTGTGGACAGCTTCGGTTCCAAAGGCGTACTTAATGTAGCCGGCACCGATTATGAAATTTTCCGGTTGAACTCCGTAGAAGGCGCAGACAGCCTTCCGTTCAGCCTCAAGGTATTGCTTGAGAACCTCCTGCGGACCGAGGACGGCGCCAATATTACGGCCGACCACGTCCGCGCCCTGGCCGGCTGGGACCCCACCGCCGAGCCCGACACCGAAATCCAGTTCACCCCGGCCCGCGTCATCATGCAGGACTTCACCGGCGTTCCCTGCGTCGTCGACCTGGCCACCATGCGTGAAGCCGTCAAGGACCTCGGCGGCGATCCCAAGCGCGTCAACCCGCTGGCCCCGGCCGAGATGGTCATCGACCACTCCGTCCAGATCGATGCCTTCGGCAACTCCGGCGCGCTGGAGCGCAACATGGAGATCGAATACCAGCGCAACGGCGAGCGCTACCAGTTCCTGCGCTGGGGCCAGACGGCCTTCGATGACTTCAAGGTTGTTCCCCCGGGAACCGGCATCGTCCACCAGGTCAACATCGAATACCTGGCACGCACCGTCATGACCCGCGAGATCGACGGCGTTCTCCGGGCCTACCCGGACACCTGCGTCGGCACCGACTCCCACACCACCATGGTCAACGGCCTGGGCATCCTGGGCTGGGGCGTCGGCGGCATCGAAGCCGAGGCCGCCATGCTCGGCCAGCCGGTCTCCATGCTCATCCCGCGCGTCGTCGGCTTCAAGCTCACCGGGTCCATCCCGGCCGGTGCCACCGCCACCGACGTCGTGCTGACCATCACCGAACAGCTGCGCAAGCACGGTGTCGTGGGCAAGTTCGTCGAGTTCTACGGCGAGGGCGTCGCGGCTGTGCCGCTGGCAAACCGCGCCACCATCGGCAACATGAGCCCGGAATTCGGTTCCACGGCCGCCATGTTCCCGATCGACGACGTCACCCTGGACTACCTGCGCCTCACCGGCCGCTCCGAGGCAAACGTTGCCCTCGTCGAGGCCTACACGAAGGAACAGGGCCTCTGGCACGACCCGTCCCGCGAGCTGCGCTTCTCCGAGTTCCTCGAACTGGACCTGTCCACGGTTGTTCCCTCCATCTCCGGCCCGAAGCGTCCCCAGGACCGCATCATCCTCTCGGAGTCCAAGGACCAGTTCCGTCAGGACCTGCGCAACTACGTGAAGGAAGAGCTGACCGACGGCAGCCTCGACGAGGCCATCGACGAGAGCTTCCCTGCCTCGGACTCGCCGTCGTTCACCGACCCCGCGAGCCACGTGGCAGACGTTGCCCCGCACCCGCACGGCCCCAAGTCCGACGGACGCCCATCGAACAAGGTTCTGGTCACGACAGCCGACGGCCGCGAATTCGAGCTGGACCACGGTGCGGTGTCGATCGCCTCGATCACCTCCTGCACCAACACCTCCAACCCCTCGGTCATGCTGGCAGCAGCCCTGCTCGCCCGCAACGCCGTCAACAAGGGCCTGGCCGCCAAGCCGTGGGTCAAGACCTCTGTTGCACCGGGCTCGAAGGTCGTCACCGACTACTACGAGAAGTCCGGCCTCACCCCGTACCTGGAGAAGCTCGGCTTCTACATCGTCGGCTACGGCTGCGCCACCTGCATCGGCAACTCCGGCCCGCTGGAGCCGGAGATCTCCGAGGCAATCCAGGCCAACGACCTCTCCGTGACGGCTGTCCTCTCGGGCAACCGCAACTTCGAAGGCCGCATCAACCCGGACGTCAAGATGAACTACCTGGCTTCCCCGCCGCTGGTCATCGCCTACGCCCTGGCCGGCACCATGGACTTCGACTTCGACACCGATGCCCTGGGCACCGACTCCGAAGGCAACGAAGTCTTCCTGAAGGACATCTGGCCGAACCCCACCGAAGTCCAGGAAGTCATTGACTCCTCGATCGACGAGGCCATGTTCGCCAAGGGCTACGAAGGCGTCTTCGACGGCGACGAGCGCTGGAAGGCACTCGACACCCCCGCCGGCGACACCTTCGCCTGGGCCGAGGACTCCACCTACGTCCGGAAGCCCCCGTACTTCGAGGGCATGAAGGCGCAGCCGGACCCCGTCAGCAACATCGAGGGCGCCCGCGTCCTGCTGAAGCTCGGCGACTCCGTCACCACCGACCACATCTCCCCGGCCGGTTCCTTCAAGTCGGACACCCCCGCCGGCCAGTACCTGCTGGCCAACGGTGTGGAGCGCAAGGACTTCAACTCCTACGGCTCGCGCCGTGGCAACCACGAAGTCATGATCCGCGGCACCTTCGCGAACATCCGCATCAAGAACCAGCTGCTGGACGGCGTCGAGGGTGGCTTCACCCGCGACTTCAGCCAGGCGGATGCACCGCAGGCCTACGTCTACGACGCCGCCCAGAACTACCAGGCGGCCGGCATCCCGCTGGTGGTCCTGGCAGGCAAGGAATACGGCTCCGGCTCGTCCCGTGACTGGGCAGCCAAGGGCACCGCGCTCCTGGGCGTCAAGGCCGTCGTGGCCGAGAGCTACGAGCGCATCCACCGCTCCAACCTCATCGGCATGGGCGTCCTTCCGCTGCAGTACCCGGCCGGCGAGTCCGCCGCAACGCTGGGCCTGAGCGGCACGGAAACGTTCGCCGTCGAGGGCGTCACCGAGCTGAACAACGGCACCACGCCGAAGACGCTCAAGGTCACCGCAACGGCCGAGGACGGCACTGCCAAGTCCTTCGACGCCGTCCTGCGCATCGACACCCCGGGTGAAGCAGACTACTACCGCAACGGTGGCATCCTGCAGTACGTGCTTCGGCAAATTAGCGGTTCCTGA